From Methanobrevibacter ruminantium:
GGAGGGTCTGTTAAGTGGACTGTCTTGTTTTCATAGGTGAAATTACCTTCATCTATATCTACTGTGGTTCCAGGGTAATTTGAAACCATTGCAGTCATACCAGTCAATTTATTGAATGTTAAGCTCTTCCCTACATTAGGACTTCCTATTAAAAGAACATTTTTGCGGTATGCTTTATCATTATTGATTGAATTTTCATCCTCTAGATCAATCTTAGAATTAGTATCCTTCCCCATTTTTACCTTCTCAAATATTGAATAAAACTACTTAATAATCTTTTACCTAAAACTAATTTTATCCATCGATATTGAACAAAACCAGATAATATAAATCTATTTTTAATTTACTTACTTAATAATGTATATATGTAAAAAATTAGACTTATTTATAAGCTAAAAAGAAATTAGGTAAACCTAAATAATATTTTATTTCCTAATTATATAAATATTTCTATAAAAAGGATTTATCTACAACATCATCAATGGAAATTTCACAGGATTCCACATTTCTTTTGAAATGGGCTAAGTACTCTATATTCCCATTTTTCCCTTGGATTTTTGAAACGTCCAAATCAATTATATTATAACCATATTGTTTAAAATAAGTAATTATATCAAGAATAACATCCTTATGAACTTCCTTATCATTGATAATCCCTTTGAATTTATCAGCTATTTCCTTACCGCATTCAAATTGAGGCTTTATGAGAAATACCAATTCGAAATCCTCATCCTCAAAGGATATTCTGTCTATAATGTGCTTTAAGGAAATGAAGGACACATCTGATACAATTATATCAATGTTTTCAAAGAGACCGCTTGGAGCGTTCTTGAAGTTCAATTGCTCATACAATTCAACTCTTTCATCATTCCTTAATGAATCTGCCATCAAGTCAGTTCCTACATCAATTGCAACTACCCTTTTAGCACCATGCCTTAAGGAGCAGTCGGTAAATCCTCCTGTTGATGACCCAATGTCCATAATGTTTTTATCTTTTAAGTCCAGATTAAATGAACCTATTGCACCTTCAAGCTTCAATCCGGCCCTTGATACATACTTGATGGAACTATTGTCAATTATTTCCACTTTATCGTGGTCTTTTACAATATAACTGGCTTTTGTAACTATCTTATCATTTACCTTCACATTGTTGGATTTGATCAATTCCTTTGATTTGGTTCTAGTGGAAACAAAATTATTG
This genomic window contains:
- a CDS encoding TlyA family RNA methyltransferase, whose translation is MKERLDKYLVSNNFVSTRTKSKELIKSNNVKVNDKIVTKASYIVKDHDKVEIIDNSSIKYVSRAGLKLEGAIGSFNLDLKDKNIMDIGSSTGGFTDCSLRHGAKRVVAIDVGTDLMADSLRNDERVELYEQLNFKNAPSGLFENIDIIVSDVSFISLKHIIDRISFEDEDFELVFLIKPQFECGKEIADKFKGIINDKEVHKDVILDIITYFKQYGYNIIDLDVSKIQGKNGNIEYLAHFKRNVESCEISIDDVVDKSFL